TCGTCAAACGTTCGAACACGAGTGGGCCAAGAGCGCGTCTGGACCTCCGTGGAAAACGCTATGAAGAGGCTATGCAAGAGCTCGATGGCTTTATCGATCAGGCCCTGCTCAACAACATGGCCCAAGTCGATATCATCCACGGGATCGGGACGGGAGTTATCCGTGAAGGGGTGACCAAGTACCTCCGCCGCAACAAACATGTCAAAAGTTTTGAATACGCCCCCCAAAATGCAGGTGGAAGTGGCGCAACCATTGTTACGTTTAAAGGATAAGTCAAGCCCTAGCTTTTCATTAGCTAGGGTTTAGAATGTAGACTAAATTTTTTAAAAGAAAAATAAGTTAAGTAATTCTGCATAGAAATATAAATATGTTCCAATTCTTAGAATGAATTAAGAAAATACCGAAACTTTCCGCCGTGAGAAAAGTGCCTGAAACAATACAGTTTCAGGCACTCGGAATTATTGAGAGTAAAACAGTTTGGGAAACTGTTTTAGCCTGAGCACAGAAATTAAAGAGCGAAGGGGCTCAATACAAATTGAACAAGGGCTGCGGATTGTGTCAAAAAGATAAGTTCTCCTAGAATCGAAAGATTCTGCGTCAAACTTCCTATTTTGACTTTATCCGCAGATGCCCTCTGTATCTTAATTTAGTCATGGAACTTCTTCGGAGTTCGCTGACGTCCGTACTCACCTAAGGAAAGTTTCTAAGATAACTTTTTCTTCAATCTAAATCTAGCTGATAAACAGCTAGTTTTTTTAAAATCTTACATAATGAAAATATTTGAAAGTTGTTGAAAAGGATTCACTTTTAAATCTGATTTTCAGTAGGTCCTCCCTTTTAAAAGTGCTATAATAGAGGCAATGAATGATTTGGGAGGATACGCATGCGTAAACGTGAAAGTGCAGATTCGTGTACAACGATTCTAGTCGGAAAAAATGCTAGCTATGATGGTTCGACCATTGTAGCACGAACAGAGGATTCTCAAAATGGTGTTTTTACGCCCAAGAAATTGATCGTGGTCAAACCAGAAGATCAACCACGTCATTACAAGTCGGTTTTATCAACTTTTGAAATTGACTTGCCAGATAATCCAGTTCGCTATACAGCGGTTCCAGATGCGATTCCTAAAGACGGGATCTGGGGAGAAGCTGGGATCAATGTCTATAATGTAGCCATGAGTGAGACAGAGACCATTACGACCAATAGCCGTGTGCTAGGGGCAGATCCTCTTGTAGAGAGTGGCATCGGTGAGGAAGACATGCTGACCTTGGTCTTGCCTTATGTCAAGACTGCCCGCGAAGGGGTTTTGCGTCTCGGGAAGATTTTAGAAGAGTATGGAACTTATGAGTCTAACGGGATTGCGATTTCAGATGTGAATGAAATCTGGTGGTTGGAGACCGTCGGAGGTCACCACTGGATGGCGCGCCGTGTCCCTGATGATGCCTATGTGACCAACCCGAACCAACTGGGAAGTGATTATTTTGAATTTGGCAATCCTGATGAGTTTCTTTGTGACCCGGATCTTGAACATTTTGTCACAGAGCACCATTTGATTTTAGATCAAGAAGGGAAAGGTTTTAATCCACGCTATGCCTTTGGTAGCCAAAAAGACAAGGACCGTCACTACAATACACCGCGGGCTTGGGCCATCCAGCGTTTCCTCAATCCTGAAATCGAGCAGGATCCACGGAGCTTTGAGATTCCTTGGTGTCAAAAACCTTATCGCAAGGTAACGATTGAAGATGTCAAATATGTCTTGAGCAACCACTACCAAGACACCATCTACGATCCTTATGGCCCTGAAGGAGATCACGTGAGTCAGCGGACCTTCCGGACGATCGGGATTAACCGGACCAGCCAAACAGCGATTCTGCAATTGCGTCCCAATAAACCACAAGAAACGACAGGCATCCAATGGATTTCTTATGGCTCCATGCCTTATAATACAGCTGTTCCTTTCTTTACCCAAGTGGATACAACGCCAGACTACTTTGCCAATACGACGGCTAAGGTAACAACGGATTCCTTCTACTGGGCCAACCGGATTATTGCAGGACTAGCAGATCCTCACTATGCTCACCATGTTGGTGATTTGGATGATTACCAAGAAACGACAATGGCTTGGGGACATGCGCGCATCAATAAGGTCGATCGTGCACTTGCAGCAGGTGACACTGTTGATTTTGAGGCGGAAAACCAAGCCATGAGTGATCAAATCCAGGAAGCGACAGATCAACTTTTGGACAAGATTTTGCTCGATGCTAGCAACCTCATGACCAATCACTTCTCCTTAAGTGATTAAAAACCGTGTATTTTCAGGTAGTTTACAAGATGTTTTCAGAAACAATTGACAAACTTTTGAAAATCAATTAAAATAGAGAAAATTACATACGACCGAATGAAGTTTGCAGGAGCGCGAGTGACTGTGAATGGACGGAACTCTGGAGAGACCAGAAATGGCACCGAAGGGGCAAGGTAGAGCATGCATCTACTCAAACTCTCAGGTAAAAGGACAGAGCGAAAGATAGGGAAAGCCCCTATTTTAAGCAGGACCAGAGTACATGTTTGACATGTGCTCTTTCTTTTTCTCTTTTCTGTCGAGCGGTCGATGAAAAAGGAGACAGAAAATGGATCATGTATTGCAGTTTTTTCAGCAGCTCGATAATCTAGTGTGGGGCGCCCCGCTGTTGGTGCTCTTGGTAGGAACAGGGATCTACCTGACCCTTCGCTTGGGTTTGCTTCAGATACGCTACCTTCCAAAAGCTTTTCGCCTGATCTTTACAGAAGATGAGGGACACGGGGATATCTCAAGCTTCGGAGCCCTTGCGACAGCTCTAGCAGCTACTGTAGGAACAGGGAATATTGTGGGGGTGGCTACAGCGATTCAGACAGGTGGCCCAGGTGCCCTCTTTTGGATGTGGATGGCAGCCTTCTTTGGAATGGCGACCAAGTATGCAGAAGGGCTCTTAGCCATTCGTTATCGGACCAAGGATGACAACGGTCATATCTCAGGTGGTCCGATGTACTACATTCTTCACGGGATGGGAGAGAAGTGGCGACCACTGGCTATTTTCTTTGCGGTTGCAGGAATGTTGGTAGCCCTCTTTGGGATCGGAACCATGACCCAGGTTAATTCCATTACGGGATCCCTTCAAGCCAGTTTTGGAACGGCTCCAGAAGTGGCTAGTGTAGTAATTGCGCTAGTGGTTTCAACCATCATCTTTGGAGGGATTCACTGGATTTCCAAAGTCTCTGAAAAAGTAGTTCCTTTTATGGCTGCTGCCTATATCTTTGCGACTGTCACGATCATTGCCTTGCATCTGGACCAATTGCTTCCAGCCTTGAAATCGGTCTTTTCGGGTGCTTTTACAGGGACTGCAGCCATGGGAGGTTTCGCAGGAGCAACGGTCAAAATGGCTATCCAAAAAGGGGTGGCGCGTGGAGTTTTCTCCAATGAATCTGGTCTCGGATCTGCACCAATTGCAGCAGCAGCGGCGAAGACCAATGAGCCAGTCGAGCAGGGCTTGATCTCCATGACAGGAACCTTTATTGATACCATTATCATCTGTAGTTTGACAGGACTTTCGTTATTGGTTTCAGGTGAGTGGATGGCTAAGGGCAGCACGAGTACCTTGACTCAGGATACGTTTACAGGCGTCTTTGGCCCAGTCGGAGGCATCATTCTAACGCTATGCTTGGTGCTTTTTGCGACCACGACTATTCTTGGATGGTCTTATTAAGGAGAGCGGTGTTTCGAATTCCTTTTTGGTGTCAAACATATCAACCTCTATCGGACCTTCTTTGTCTTTATGGTTGGACTGGGAGGCTTCCTTAAGCTGGATTTGGTCTGGGTGATCGCGGATATTGTGAATGGGCTGATGGCTTTGCCTAACCTGATTGCTCTTTTAGCTCTCTCCCCTGTCATCATCAAAGAAAGCAAACAATACTTTAAGAAATAAGAAAACCCAGATCGCGAGGTCTGGGTTTTCTTGTCTATTTGAGATAGGCTCATTTAATAGCGTTTTTCTTTTGGCCAGCTGCTCATTTCGGCGATGGCAGTGAAGAGCACATCTGTCGAAGAGTTGAGGGCTGTTTCGCAAGAGTCTTGGATGACCCCGATGATAAAGCCGACGCTGACGACTTGCATGGCCAAATCATTGGTGATACCAAAGAGGCTACAAGCAACAGGGATGAGAAGGAGAGATCCTCCAGCAACTCCAGATGCTCCACAAGCAGAGATAGCCGCTACCACACTCAGGATGAGCGCCGTTCCAAAGTCAACCTGAATGTGCAAGGTATTGGCAGCAGCTAGTGTCAAAATATTGATCGTCACGGCTGCGCCTGCCATGTTTACAGTTGAACCAAGTGGAATGGAGACAGAATAGGTGTCCGGATTCAGCCCCAACTCTTCACAGAGACGCATATTGACAGGGATATTGGCTGCAGAACTTCGAGTGAAGAAGGCTGTTACCCCACTGACACGGAGGCATTTAAAAACTAGGGGATAAGGGTTCTTGCGGATCATGAAAAAGACGATCAATGGATTGATGACCAGGGCTACAAAAGCCATGGTACCAACCAAAACAAGTAAGAGAATCCCGTAGTTACTAAGGGCACTGAGTCCTTGGCCAGCGATGGTCGTGAAGACCAAGCCTAAGATCCCAAATGGAGCTAGGTTGATAATCCACTCAACGATTTTTGAAGTGATGTCTGCTAGGGTTTGCAGGAGATCTTTACTATGTTCACTCGCCTCTCTCATGGCAATCCCAAAGACGGTTGCCCAAGAAAGGATTCCAATGTAGTTGGCTTGCTGCAAGGCGTTGACTGGGTTGTCGACGATCTTGAGCAAGAGGTTACTAATCACTTCGCCAATCCCGTTTGGAGAGGATCCTTCAGCGGCCTTTCCAGTCAGGGTAATGGTGATCGGGAAGATGTAATTGACCAAAACAGCGACGAAGGCAGCTGCAAAGGTTCCTAGGAGATAGAGGACGATGACCTTTTTCATATTGGTCTCTGTCCCTTTTTGGTGTTGGGAGAGGGCATTTGCGACGAGCGCAAAGACCAGAAGGGGTGCGATCGCACGGAGCCCCCCAACAAAGAACTCTCCTAGGAGTCCAATGCCAATTGCTTTCGGAAAGAGAAGTGCTAGGATGACTCCAAGTACAATCCCGATTGCGATCCTTTTCATAAGGTTGGTTTTATTCCAAGTTGTAATCAATCGATGAATCATGTAGGACCTCCTTAAAAAATAATTAAGGAATATTATACGATAGTGAGGGGGGAAAAGCAATGAAATTTTCAAAAAATAGCCTTATTTCCGAATATTTGATATAATTATACTATTCTTTGGTAGAAAGGCCCGAATAAATGAGTCAAGCTTTCCAACGTTATTTCAGTAAAATAGACTGGACGAAGATTTTTGATGATCTGATATCAAAATGTATCTCTCTGATTTTTGTCTTTCTCTTATTTTTTATCGCTAAAAAGGTCATCCATAGCCTGGTTAAGCGGATATTAACACCATCCTTTAAGTATACGGTGCAGGATGAAGCCCGTAAAAATACGATTCTCCGTTTGGTTGAGAGCCTCTTAAACTATTGTTTGTATTTCATCTTGATCTACTGGATTTTGTCGATTCTGGGCCTTCCAGTCTCTAGTCTCTTGGCTGGTGCTGGGATTGCTGGGGTGGCGATTGGGATGGGAGCCCAGGGCTTTCTTTCTGATTTGGTCAATGGTTTCTTTATCCTTTTAGAACGCCAGCTGGATGTAGGAGACAATGTTCGTCTCACGAATGGGTCTATTAATATTGCCGGCATCGTCAGCAGTGTCGGGATTCGGACGACCCAGGTGCGGGACTTTGATGGGACTCTCCACTTTGTTCCGAATCGCAACATCACCGTCGTCAGCAATCTCTCACGTGGCGATATGCGCGTGCTAATCGATATTCCGCTAGATGCAAATACCGATCTCGACAAGATCTATCAGGTGATTGCTCAGGTCAATCAGTCTGAACAAGACAAACACCCAGAAGTGTTGACAGGTCCTACGATTTTAGGCCCACAGATTGAAAAAAATGGTCGTTATTCCTTCCGCATCGCGATGACTGCGCAAAATGGAACCCAGACGACTGTCTATCATACCTACTATAAACTCTACCATGATGCCTTGATGGAAGCAGGGATTAGCCTACCGACAGGAAAGAACGGGATCATGTAATAAGAAAAGCTCAGAAATTAGAATGTAGACAAGATCCTCTTAGAAACTTTCCTTAGGTGAGAACGGACGTCAGCGAACTTCGAAGAAGTTCCATGACTAAACCAAGATACAAAGGGCGTCTGCGGATAAAGTCAAAATAGGAAGTTTGACGCAGAATCTTTCGATTCTAGGAGGACTTATCTTTTTGACACAATCCGCAGCCCGTGTTCAATTCGTTTTGAACCCCTTCGCTTTTCAATTTTTGGGCTCAGGCTAAAACAGTTCCCCGAACTGTTTTACTCTCAAAACTCCCGAGTGCCTGAAACGATATTGTTTCAGGCACTTTTCTCACAGCGGAAAGTTTAAGTAGACGATTGAATCATTCTATCGAATAAATTAATTTATGAACCAATTTTTTACATTTTTTAACACAAAAAAGAGGCTGGGGCAAAAGTCCTAGCCTCTCAATTATTTTTGGATTGTCGAGCAAGACGCAGTGGTTGAGTGGGCTCTACTACGCTGATTTCATCAGCTTTTACAGCCCTACTCAACTGTGCGGAGGTGGGACGACGAAATCGAATTCTAACGAATTACCGATTTCTGTCTCACTCTCTTTTTTGGTCTATTTTAAGTGGCAGTATTTGAAATCCAGCTTTTTAATCTGGTCCCAATTTTTTCGAGCCTCTGGTGGCAAGACGATGAGTTGCTGGCGCAACATAGTCGTGATTTCAAGATTTAAGGATTCGATGGGGAGGGCAATGGTTACGGAACTTTTTGCCCTTTGGATCTTGTCCATGCAATATTCAATATGATGGCAAGCTGCACCTGTCTGTGATTGACGGCTAGCTGCGATTTCTTGTCGCATATTGGAGAGTAATTGGACCAATTCAGACTTAAGGAATTCGATCGTATCTGATTTTTCTTGAGCTAAAAGAAACATAAGCACACCTCCTTTTGCTATAGTTTAATACTAATTTATTAAAAATGCAAGGGGGTAAAGTAAAAAAAATAAAATTTTTTTAGAAAAAGATACAGAAAAAGAGAGGGTTCAAATCTCCCCACTAGAAACAGTCGAGTCCCTTATCTAAAAAATGGCTTTCCTCACTTGGGACGGGGTGTCTTGACAGAGGTCTGTAGCTACAAAAAAACTCCTGAAACATACTGGTTTCAGGAGTTGAGAGGCTTTGACCCGAAGGTCTCAAAGAAAAATATCGATTGATTATACAAGACCTTGTGCAATCATCGCATTTGCGACATTTTCAAAGGCAGCGATGTTGGCACCTGCAAGGTAATCTTTACCAAGACCGTAAGTTTCTGCAGTTGTTTTAGCAGTGTTGAAGATGTTGGTCATGATGTCTTTCAAACGTCCGTCCACTTCTTCGCGTGTCCATGAAAGACGTTGGCTGTTTTGGCTCATTTCAAGAGCAGATACAGCAACCCCACCAGCATTGGCTGCTTTAGCAGGTCCGTAAAGAATACCATTTTCTTTGTATACGTTGATGGCATCGATGTTACTTGGCATGTTTGCTCCTTCAGAGACAACTTTCACACCTTGAGCAACCAAACGTTTAGCAGCATCGCCATCGATTTCATTTTGAGTTGCACATGGAAGAGCGATGTCATAGTTACCAGCGTAAGTCCATACAGAACCTTCGTAGTATGTAGCAGTTGGTTTTTCAGCAGCGTATTCAGTCAAACGAGCACGACGTTTTTCTTTAACATCTGTAAGAAGGTCGAAGTCAATACCGTTCTCGTCGATCACGTAACCGTTTGAATCAGATACAGAGATGACAGTTGCACCAAGTTCAGTAGCTTTTTGAAGAGCGTATTGGGCAACGTTACCAGAACCTGAGATCACGACTTTCTTACCAGCAAAGCTGTCGCCGTTGGCTTTGAGCATTTCTTCAGTGTAGTAAACCAAACCATAGCCAGTTGCTTCTGGACGGATCAAGCTACCACCAAAACCAAGAGGTTTACCAGTCAAGACACCAGCATCGAATTGGCGAAGGCGTTTGTATTGACCGTAAAGGTATCCGATTTCACGTCCACCAACCCCGATATCACCAGCTGGGACATCAAGAGAAGGACCGATGTGCTTTTGCAATTCAGTCATGAAGCTTTGGCAGAAACGCATCACTTCAGCGTCAGTTTTTCCTTTAGGATCGAAGTCAGATCCACCTTTACCACCGCCGATAGGAAGACCAGTCAAGACGTTTTTGAAGATTTGTTCGAATCCGAGGAATTTCAAGATCCCTTGGTTAACAGTTGGATGGAAACGAAGACCACCTTTGTATGGACCTACAGCAGAGTTGAATTGAACACGGTATCCACGGTTTACTTGGATGTTTCCTTTACAGTCAACCCAAGGAACACGGAAGGAAATCACGCGTTCAGGTTCTGTAATACGAGCTAAAATGTTTTCTTCGATGTATTCAGGGTGTTTTTCGAATACAGGTTCCAAAGTGCTGAGGAACTCTTCAACAGCTTGAAGGAATTCAGCTTCATGGCCGTTACGAGCTTTTACAGTTTCGAAGGTGCTTTGGATATATTCTTTAGCAGTTGTCATGTTAATTCTCCTTTGTGAATGAAACGAAAACCAGCAAACCCGCTAGGGGAGTGGTTTTGAGACAGTTGACAAACAATGTCACGTTTTATTACATGGATCATTATAGCAGACTTTTTTTGGCTTGTAAAGAAAAAAGTTGAATTTTCTGAAAATTTTATTGCGACTAGAAAAGTCGAATGTTTGGAAGAATTTTTAGCTTTGTTTGTCCGGAAGCTTCCAAGTGATGGTATAATGAAAGAAGAAAATAGAGAGCATCCCGAACGATTCTGTTGATGGGTGTTTCAAAAAGGAGTACAAGATGGTATCGACAAAAACGCAAATTGCTGGTTTTGAATTTGACAACTGCCTGATGAATGCGGCAGGAGTGGCCTGTATGACCAAGGAAGAGTTGGAAGAAGTGAAGAATTCGGTTGCTGGGACTTTTGTGACCAAGACAGCGACCTTAGAATTCCGTGCAGGAAATCCCGAACCACGCTATCATGATGTGCCACTTGGTTCGATCAATTCGATGGGCCTTCCCAACCAAGGCTTGGATTATTATTTAGATTACCTATTAGAGTTGCAAGAAACAGATCCTGACCGGACCTTCTTCTTATCTCTTGTCGGCATGTCTCCTGAAGAGACCCATACCATCTTGAAAAAGGTGCAAGACAGCGACTTTAAAGGCTTGACAGAATTGAACCTTTCTTGCCCTAATGTCCCTGGAAAACCTCAGATTGCCTATGACTTTGATACGACCGATCGGATCTTATCCGAGGTCTTTGCCTATTTCACAAAACCGCTTGGTATTAAATTGCCACCTTACTTTGATATTGTTCACTTCGATCAAGCAGCAACAATCTTTAACAAATACCCGCTTAAGTTTGTCAATTGTGTCAACTCGATCGGAAATGGTCTCTATATCGAGGATGAATCCGTTGTGATTCGTCCGAAGAACGGCTTTGGTGGGATTGGTGGAGAGTATGTCAAACCAACTGCCCTTGCTAATGTCCATGCCTTTTATCAACGTCTGAATCCAGAAATTCAAATTATAGGGACTGGGGGTGTCTTGACTGGTCGTGATGTCTTTGAACATATTCTATGTGGGGCTAGTATGGTGCAAATCGGAACCACGCTTCATAAAGAAGGAGTAGGAGCTTTTGAACGCATCACTGCGGAGCTCAAAGCCATCATGGAAGAAAAAGGCTACCAAAGCCTAGAAGACTTCCGTGGGAAATTGCATTACATTGACTAATCTTTCGAAAAGAACTTCCTCAAGTGGAAACTTGGGGAAGTTTTTTATGAGAGTGGGACAGAAATCGGTAATTCGTTAGAATTCAATTTCGTCGTCCCACCTCCGCACAGTTGAGTAGGTCTGTAAAAGCTGATGAAATCAGCGTAGTAGAGCCCACTCAACCACTGCGTCTTGCTCGACAATCCAAAAATAATTGAGAGGCTAGGACTTTTGACCCAACCTCATTCTGTTCCTAGTTTTAGGAATTTTCCATTTTTATAGAGAGAAAAAGGTGTACAATGGAGGTGAAAAGGAAGGCGATTTATATGGAAGAAAGGGATGTGATTCAAGAGGCAAGAACGACGATCACCCTTCTTCAAACAGCCTTTTCTAAGGGATTCACCCCCAGTTTAGATGCCCTTCGATTTCGAGAAAATCTAGATCAGATGTTGAAAGGTTTATTGAAGGCTAGGCGGGTAGACAATCGCCTGTTGATTGAGTTAGAAAAGTTTTATCAGACCGCCAGTCTATTGATTGGTCTAGGTGGGCTAGCTTTGAACGAAGAGGCCTTTCAAGCTTGGCGAGCTTATGATCACTGGCATTACGAGGTTGTGAAGCCTCAGTTACAGGTTTATGGACCGACGGTGGTTTTGTAGTTGATGTGCCTTGAGTTTGTCCACAGATATTCAGAGGAGGTGTTGGTCATGGTAGTCCTTCATGATTTTCTACATCAGTTAACCCTATCGTTTTGGAACTTCTATTACTCGCTCTTTTTCTTATTTGAAAAATAAGAAGGATTGAATCCCTTTTACATATAGTAGAAGGGATTTTTGATGCAGAATCCTTGAAAATCTGAGGCTCTTGGATTATGATGGAGCTAATAGATAAGAAGCGTTCCTTGTGGGGAATGCAGGAAGCGAGGAAAAAAGATGGCAGAGATTTATCTAGCAGGTGGCTGTTTTTGGGGCTTAGAGGAATATTTTTCACGGATCCCCGGTGTAGAAGAGACGACGGTGGGCTATGCCAATGGCCAGGTAGAAACGACCAACTACCAACTGATCAAGGAAACGGATCATTCAGAGACTGTTCAGGTCATCTACGATCCAGATAAAATCACC
The Streptococcus parasanguinis genome window above contains:
- a CDS encoding C69 family dipeptidase is translated as MRKRESADSCTTILVGKNASYDGSTIVARTEDSQNGVFTPKKLIVVKPEDQPRHYKSVLSTFEIDLPDNPVRYTAVPDAIPKDGIWGEAGINVYNVAMSETETITTNSRVLGADPLVESGIGEEDMLTLVLPYVKTAREGVLRLGKILEEYGTYESNGIAISDVNEIWWLETVGGHHWMARRVPDDAYVTNPNQLGSDYFEFGNPDEFLCDPDLEHFVTEHHLILDQEGKGFNPRYAFGSQKDKDRHYNTPRAWAIQRFLNPEIEQDPRSFEIPWCQKPYRKVTIEDVKYVLSNHYQDTIYDPYGPEGDHVSQRTFRTIGINRTSQTAILQLRPNKPQETTGIQWISYGSMPYNTAVPFFTQVDTTPDYFANTTAKVTTDSFYWANRIIAGLADPHYAHHVGDLDDYQETTMAWGHARINKVDRALAAGDTVDFEAENQAMSDQIQEATDQLLDKILLDASNLMTNHFSLSD
- the sstT gene encoding serine/threonine transporter SstT; this encodes MIHRLITTWNKTNLMKRIAIGIVLGVILALLFPKAIGIGLLGEFFVGGLRAIAPLLVFALVANALSQHQKGTETNMKKVIVLYLLGTFAAAFVAVLVNYIFPITITLTGKAAEGSSPNGIGEVISNLLLKIVDNPVNALQQANYIGILSWATVFGIAMREASEHSKDLLQTLADITSKIVEWIINLAPFGILGLVFTTIAGQGLSALSNYGILLLVLVGTMAFVALVINPLIVFFMIRKNPYPLVFKCLRVSGVTAFFTRSSAANIPVNMRLCEELGLNPDTYSVSIPLGSTVNMAGAAVTINILTLAAANTLHIQVDFGTALILSVVAAISACGASGVAGGSLLLIPVACSLFGITNDLAMQVVSVGFIIGVIQDSCETALNSSTDVLFTAIAEMSSWPKEKRY
- a CDS encoding mechanosensitive ion channel family protein, encoding MSQAFQRYFSKIDWTKIFDDLISKCISLIFVFLLFFIAKKVIHSLVKRILTPSFKYTVQDEARKNTILRLVESLLNYCLYFILIYWILSILGLPVSSLLAGAGIAGVAIGMGAQGFLSDLVNGFFILLERQLDVGDNVRLTNGSINIAGIVSSVGIRTTQVRDFDGTLHFVPNRNITVVSNLSRGDMRVLIDIPLDANTDLDKIYQVIAQVNQSEQDKHPEVLTGPTILGPQIEKNGRYSFRIAMTAQNGTQTTVYHTYYKLYHDALMEAGISLPTGKNGIM
- the gdhA gene encoding NADP-specific glutamate dehydrogenase — translated: MTTAKEYIQSTFETVKARNGHEAEFLQAVEEFLSTLEPVFEKHPEYIEENILARITEPERVISFRVPWVDCKGNIQVNRGYRVQFNSAVGPYKGGLRFHPTVNQGILKFLGFEQIFKNVLTGLPIGGGKGGSDFDPKGKTDAEVMRFCQSFMTELQKHIGPSLDVPAGDIGVGGREIGYLYGQYKRLRQFDAGVLTGKPLGFGGSLIRPEATGYGLVYYTEEMLKANGDSFAGKKVVISGSGNVAQYALQKATELGATVISVSDSNGYVIDENGIDFDLLTDVKEKRRARLTEYAAEKPTATYYEGSVWTYAGNYDIALPCATQNEIDGDAAKRLVAQGVKVVSEGANMPSNIDAINVYKENGILYGPAKAANAGGVAVSALEMSQNSQRLSWTREEVDGRLKDIMTNIFNTAKTTAETYGLGKDYLAGANIAAFENVANAMIAQGLV
- a CDS encoding dihydroorotate oxidase, translated to MVSTKTQIAGFEFDNCLMNAAGVACMTKEELEEVKNSVAGTFVTKTATLEFRAGNPEPRYHDVPLGSINSMGLPNQGLDYYLDYLLELQETDPDRTFFLSLVGMSPEETHTILKKVQDSDFKGLTELNLSCPNVPGKPQIAYDFDTTDRILSEVFAYFTKPLGIKLPPYFDIVHFDQAATIFNKYPLKFVNCVNSIGNGLYIEDESVVIRPKNGFGGIGGEYVKPTALANVHAFYQRLNPEIQIIGTGGVLTGRDVFEHILCGASMVQIGTTLHKEGVGAFERITAELKAIMEEKGYQSLEDFRGKLHYID